From one Lysinibacillus sp. G4S2 genomic stretch:
- the menC gene encoding o-succinylbenzoate synthase, with amino-acid sequence MKLEQITVRHIKMPMKAPFSTSFGTIDEKEFLLIEAIDQSGTVGWGEAVAFVAPWYTEETLKTTWHMLEDFLIPILLHKEIGHPDEVSTLFSSIRRNCMAKASIEGAMWDIYAQQTEQSLAQALGGDKERIEVGVSVGIQSSTEALIELLKGHVNKGYKRVKVKIKPGHDVEVIRAIRAEMPDLPLMVDANSAYTLNDMNVLQQLDAFNLLMIEQPLAVDDIVDHAKLQRKLKTPICLDESITSYEDARKAIELGSCGVINIKIGRVGGLTEAKRIHDLCKENNIPVWCGGMLEAGIGRAHNIALTSLANFILPGDTAGSSHYWYEDIISPEVFVEDGYIHVPQTIGIGYTPNMQVIDKLTFNKKVYQ; translated from the coding sequence GTGAAACTAGAACAGATTACAGTGAGACATATAAAAATGCCTATGAAAGCGCCATTTTCAACGAGTTTCGGAACAATCGATGAAAAAGAGTTTTTACTTATAGAAGCGATAGATCAATCAGGAACTGTAGGATGGGGAGAAGCTGTTGCCTTTGTAGCGCCTTGGTATACGGAGGAGACATTAAAAACAACATGGCATATGCTTGAAGACTTTTTGATACCCATCTTGTTACATAAAGAGATTGGGCATCCAGATGAAGTCAGTACGTTATTTTCCTCTATTCGTCGTAATTGCATGGCGAAGGCTTCTATTGAAGGGGCTATGTGGGATATCTATGCTCAACAAACAGAACAATCACTTGCACAAGCGTTAGGCGGAGATAAGGAGCGAATAGAGGTAGGCGTTAGTGTAGGTATTCAATCTTCTACAGAAGCATTAATTGAGTTATTAAAAGGTCATGTAAATAAAGGTTATAAACGAGTCAAAGTGAAAATTAAGCCTGGTCACGATGTGGAAGTTATTCGTGCTATTCGAGCTGAGATGCCAGATTTGCCATTAATGGTAGATGCAAATTCCGCTTATACATTGAACGATATGAATGTATTGCAGCAACTTGATGCTTTTAATTTATTAATGATTGAGCAGCCGTTAGCTGTAGATGATATTGTCGACCATGCTAAGCTTCAGCGAAAGTTAAAAACGCCTATTTGCTTAGATGAAAGCATCACCTCCTACGAAGATGCTCGAAAAGCGATAGAGCTTGGTAGTTGTGGTGTAATCAATATCAAAATAGGACGTGTTGGCGGTTTAACGGAAGCTAAGAGAATTCATGATTTATGTAAAGAAAATAATATTCCTGTTTGGTGTGGTGGTATGTTAGAGGCGGGAATCGGACGAGCGCACAATATTGCATTAACATCACTAGCTAATTTTATTCTACCTGGGGATACTGCAGGATCTAGTCATTATTGGTATGAGGATATCATTTCACCTGAAGTGTTTGTAGAGGATGGTTATATTCATGTACCACAAACGATTGGAATTGGATATACACCTAATATGCAGGTTATTGATAAGTTAACATTCAACAAGAAGGTTTATCAATAA
- a CDS encoding GNAT family N-acetyltransferase, with protein MLERVRIQKIMTPTEIAEVQILNVKIWGSQAIPLHQLLAAVQNGGLVLGAYLGEKLIGFNYCFVGCREGMMYLHSHMIGVEKTYREQGVAELLKHAQQEYAREHGFQLVRWLFDPLEARMANLSFLKLNAFSYQYENDYYGPLQDDFNEGLPSDRIVVEWWIERNQVEDSLDELEEEAEEIVPWSLTVDGLPVLDIEGEFQRDQSFYKDAYLLPIPQLLQKMKVESPKLAGDWRYKVRTILTTLFEQNYAIVRMKKHNEYVHSYLLVRRSLLAL; from the coding sequence ATGTTAGAAAGAGTGCGTATTCAAAAAATAATGACACCTACAGAGATTGCAGAGGTACAAATCTTGAACGTGAAAATTTGGGGGAGTCAGGCTATTCCATTGCATCAATTGTTAGCAGCTGTACAAAATGGTGGACTAGTGCTTGGAGCATATTTGGGTGAAAAGCTGATTGGCTTTAATTATTGTTTTGTTGGTTGTCGTGAAGGGATGATGTATTTGCACTCACACATGATTGGTGTGGAGAAAACATATCGTGAACAAGGTGTAGCTGAATTATTAAAGCATGCCCAGCAGGAATATGCAAGAGAACACGGGTTTCAGCTTGTGCGTTGGTTATTTGATCCGCTAGAAGCACGTATGGCTAATTTATCATTTTTGAAGCTAAATGCTTTTAGTTATCAATATGAAAATGATTATTATGGCCCGCTTCAGGATGATTTTAACGAGGGGCTACCTTCAGATCGTATTGTGGTAGAGTGGTGGATTGAACGTAATCAAGTGGAGGATTCCTTGGATGAATTGGAAGAAGAAGCTGAAGAAATTGTGCCTTGGTCTTTGACGGTGGACGGCTTACCTGTGCTCGATATTGAAGGTGAATTTCAACGAGATCAATCATTTTATAAGGACGCCTATTTATTACCTATCCCTCAACTTTTACAAAAGATGAAAGTAGAGAGCCCTAAGCTTGCAGGGGACTGGCGTTATAAAGTTCGTACTATTTTAACGACATTATTTGAACAAAATTATGCGATTGTTCGGATGAAAAAGCACAATGAATATGTGCATAGCTATCTGTTAGTCAGACGCTCCTTACTAGCTTTATAA
- a CDS encoding M20 peptidase aminoacylase family protein, whose product MKEALNRLRPRLMEIFTYLHANPEISWHEVETTNYIFDLLTREGFSPIRFKNIPGLYVDVGNGDPKVGLRTDMDALWQEVDGEFRANHSCGHDGHMTMAIGALLLLKELGQSFNGTIRVIFQPAEEKGTGALSVLKEGIIDDLDFLFGVHVRPVHELEDGTYCAALYHGASRMLEGEIIGEDAHAARPHLGVNAIEVGATIIEDLRTIHTDPMVPVSIKMTKFQAGGESGNIIPGNASFTIDIRAQQNDVMGALAQGVKRVIDSSKLLHKVQIELRTVANVVAAEVDPTAQYIMEQAIVQAVGLSKLRKPVRTPGGEDFHHYAVQRPHLKSTMLGLGCGLTPGLHHPKMKFKQARLVTGVEILTRAVLLALGSGNTKEESA is encoded by the coding sequence ATGAAGGAAGCTTTAAATCGTTTGAGGCCAAGATTAATGGAGATTTTCACGTATTTACATGCGAATCCAGAAATAAGCTGGCATGAGGTAGAAACAACAAATTATATTTTTGATTTACTAACACGTGAAGGTTTTTCGCCAATCCGCTTTAAAAACATTCCAGGGCTTTATGTTGATGTGGGAAATGGTGATCCTAAAGTTGGTTTGCGTACGGACATGGACGCATTATGGCAAGAGGTAGATGGTGAGTTTCGTGCGAATCACTCCTGTGGGCATGACGGACATATGACGATGGCAATCGGTGCTCTATTACTTTTGAAAGAGCTTGGTCAATCATTCAACGGTACAATTCGTGTCATTTTTCAACCGGCTGAAGAAAAAGGAACAGGTGCTTTATCTGTTTTAAAAGAAGGAATCATTGATGATTTAGACTTTTTATTTGGTGTCCATGTAAGACCTGTGCATGAGCTTGAAGACGGTACATATTGTGCTGCATTGTACCACGGGGCCTCTCGGATGCTTGAAGGAGAAATTATTGGAGAAGATGCCCATGCTGCAAGACCGCATCTCGGTGTGAATGCCATTGAGGTAGGGGCAACTATTATCGAAGATTTAAGAACGATTCATACAGATCCAATGGTTCCTGTATCTATTAAGATGACAAAATTCCAAGCAGGAGGGGAATCTGGCAATATAATTCCTGGGAATGCATCGTTCACCATTGATATACGAGCTCAGCAAAATGATGTAATGGGTGCACTTGCACAAGGAGTAAAGCGAGTAATTGACTCCTCTAAGCTTTTGCATAAGGTGCAGATTGAATTACGTACTGTAGCAAATGTAGTGGCAGCTGAGGTAGACCCAACTGCTCAATATATTATGGAACAGGCAATTGTCCAAGCGGTGGGACTGTCGAAACTACGAAAGCCAGTGCGTACACCGGGAGGAGAAGATTTTCATCATTATGCTGTTCAACGACCGCATTTAAAATCTACAATGTTAGGTTTAGGTTGTGGGTTAACACCAGGACTACATCATCCAAAGATGAAATTTAAGCAGGCAAGGCTAGTAACGGGAGTTGAAATCCTTACAAGAGCGGTATTGTTAGCATTGGGGTCAGGGAATACAAAGGAGGAATCAGCATAA
- a CDS encoding peptide MFS transporter, with the protein MSTKDEIVKSVPQNGFVGHPKGLFTLFFTEFWERFSYYGMRAILIFFMYYELNEGGLGLDRGTANSIMAIYGSLVYMSGIIGGWIADRLLGTRRTIFYGGVFIMIGHLLLALPGGVGMLFASMAFIVIGTGLLKPNVSSVVGDIYAEADNRRDAGFSIFYMGINMGAFIAPFIVGTIGQKYSFHLGFGVAGLGMLIGLIVYKLTEKKYLGVAGLQVNNPLKPEERKKVFTQFGIAALLIIIAGGIGIKTGVLTVDVFSLIITALGVIIPTVFFFVMYRSEKTTKDEKSRLLAYIPLFLSAVMFWAIQEQGATILATYADSRTQLNIGGFQLQSSWFQSLNPLFVITMAPLFATLWLKLGDKQPSTPRKFAFALFFAGLSFLVMMIPAYLSGGETLVSPWWLVLSFFLVVIGELLLSPVGLSATTKLAPKAFAAQTMSLWFLTSAAAQAINAQLVKVYEAVSEFTYFGFLGFLSIVLGIIILILSPIISKAMRGIN; encoded by the coding sequence ATGTCTACTAAAGATGAAATTGTTAAATCCGTCCCTCAAAATGGCTTTGTCGGACACCCTAAAGGGCTCTTTACATTATTTTTCACAGAATTTTGGGAACGATTCTCATACTACGGTATGCGAGCAATTCTGATTTTCTTTATGTACTATGAATTGAATGAAGGCGGTCTAGGTCTAGATCGTGGAACAGCGAACTCCATTATGGCCATCTACGGCTCACTTGTCTATATGTCTGGGATAATTGGTGGCTGGATTGCCGATCGACTGTTAGGTACACGTAGAACTATTTTTTATGGTGGCGTGTTTATTATGATTGGTCATTTACTGCTAGCATTACCTGGCGGTGTGGGCATGTTATTTGCTTCAATGGCCTTTATTGTTATCGGGACAGGCTTATTAAAACCGAACGTTTCTAGCGTTGTTGGAGATATTTATGCTGAAGCTGATAATCGTCGTGATGCAGGTTTTTCAATTTTCTATATGGGTATTAACATGGGGGCATTCATTGCACCATTTATTGTCGGAACAATTGGACAAAAGTATAGTTTCCACCTTGGCTTCGGTGTAGCAGGGTTAGGGATGTTAATTGGTTTAATTGTTTATAAATTAACAGAGAAAAAATATCTAGGCGTAGCAGGCTTACAAGTAAATAATCCATTAAAGCCTGAAGAGCGTAAAAAAGTCTTTACACAGTTTGGAATTGCGGCCTTACTTATCATCATAGCAGGTGGTATTGGCATTAAAACTGGTGTATTGACAGTGGATGTTTTTAGTTTAATCATTACGGCTCTTGGGGTTATCATTCCAACAGTGTTCTTTTTTGTCATGTATCGTAGTGAAAAAACAACAAAAGATGAGAAGTCTCGTCTACTTGCATATATTCCGTTGTTTTTATCAGCAGTGATGTTTTGGGCAATCCAGGAGCAAGGCGCTACAATTTTAGCTACGTATGCTGATTCACGTACGCAGTTGAATATTGGTGGCTTCCAGCTTCAATCTTCATGGTTCCAATCATTAAACCCGTTATTCGTCATTACGATGGCGCCGTTATTTGCAACGTTATGGTTAAAATTGGGTGATAAACAACCATCTACACCACGTAAATTTGCATTTGCGTTATTCTTCGCAGGATTATCATTCTTAGTTATGATGATTCCAGCATATTTATCAGGTGGAGAAACATTGGTAAGTCCTTGGTGGTTAGTACTGTCATTCTTCTTAGTTGTAATTGGGGAGCTATTATTATCTCCAGTAGGATTGTCAGCTACTACAAAATTGGCTCCAAAGGCTTTTGCTGCACAAACAATGTCACTTTGGTTTTTAACAAGTGCCGCAGCGCAAGCTATTAACGCACAACTTGTTAAGGTTTATGAAGCGGTAAGTGAATTCACGTACTTTGGCTTCTTAGGTTTCTTATCTATTGTTTTAGGGATTATAATATTAATACTTTCGCCGATTATTTCAAAAGCAATGCGAGGTATTAACTAA
- the hflX gene encoding GTPase HflX, whose product MDRIKEVDILLEKAILVGVNLRNDEHFDYSMEELKNLAEALNVEVVGIVTQNLERITPSHYVGTGKIEEIKNFYDEAQANLVIFNDELSPSQIRNLERDLETKVIDRTMLILDIFGRRAKTREAQMQVELAQLQYMLPRLVGLHASLSRQGGGTGGGFKNRGAGETKLELDRRKIEDQISKIKKELEHVKEQRETQRKQRRKNAVPVVSIVGYTNAGKSTIMNQLLTKIGQEDHKQVFEKDMLFATLETSVRQIELNDNKTFLLTDTVGFVSKLPHHLVKAFRSTLEEARDADLLLHVVDVSNAEHGFMMEVTNETLKAVGVEGIPTIYVYNKADIANVPYPVVSGDNIWISAKQAIGLEELLQMIRHHIFSDYVTCKMLIPYEQGNIVSYLNEYASVYETAYEENGTLLTLEVKEADYAKYQQYVIK is encoded by the coding sequence ATGGATAGAATTAAGGAAGTAGATATTTTATTGGAAAAGGCTATTTTAGTTGGCGTAAATTTACGGAATGATGAGCATTTTGATTATTCAATGGAGGAGCTTAAAAATTTAGCTGAGGCTTTAAATGTAGAAGTTGTCGGCATAGTCACACAAAATTTAGAGCGCATTACGCCTTCTCATTATGTTGGTACTGGTAAAATTGAAGAAATAAAAAACTTTTATGATGAAGCACAAGCAAATTTAGTAATTTTTAATGATGAATTATCACCTTCACAAATCCGCAATTTAGAGCGTGATTTAGAGACGAAGGTTATTGATAGAACGATGTTGATTTTAGATATTTTTGGACGTCGCGCTAAAACACGTGAAGCACAGATGCAAGTTGAATTAGCACAATTGCAATATATGCTACCGCGTTTAGTCGGCTTACATGCGTCTCTCAGCCGTCAAGGTGGTGGCACAGGAGGCGGATTTAAAAACCGTGGTGCTGGTGAGACAAAGCTAGAGCTAGACCGTCGAAAAATTGAGGATCAGATTTCGAAAATAAAGAAGGAGCTAGAACATGTAAAGGAGCAACGAGAGACGCAGCGTAAACAACGACGCAAAAATGCTGTCCCTGTCGTTTCGATTGTTGGCTATACGAATGCTGGTAAGTCAACCATTATGAATCAGTTACTTACGAAAATAGGGCAGGAAGATCATAAACAAGTGTTTGAAAAGGATATGCTTTTTGCCACACTTGAAACATCTGTCCGTCAAATAGAATTGAACGATAATAAGACATTCTTATTAACAGATACAGTTGGCTTCGTTAGCAAATTACCACATCATTTAGTGAAAGCATTCCGCTCAACATTGGAAGAAGCTCGCGATGCCGACTTATTGCTACATGTTGTAGATGTTTCAAATGCTGAGCATGGCTTTATGATGGAAGTAACAAATGAAACGCTTAAAGCAGTTGGTGTTGAGGGAATTCCGACAATTTATGTTTATAATAAAGCGGATATAGCAAACGTCCCATACCCTGTTGTCAGCGGTGATAATATTTGGATTTCAGCGAAGCAAGCGATTGGATTAGAGGAATTACTCCAAATGATCCGTCACCATATTTTCTCGGATTATGTAACATGTAAAATGCTCATTCCGTATGAACAAGGAAATATCGTATCTTATTTAAATGAATATGCATCTGTCTATGAAACAGCGTATGAAGAAAATGGTACGCTGTTAACACTAGAGGTAAAAGAAGCGGATTATGCGAAATATCAGCAATATGTAATTAAATAA
- the putP gene encoding sodium/proline symporter PutP, with the protein MSANMYQLLAIIIYMVAMLGIGWYAFVRTSNLTDYMLGGRSLGPAVTALSAGAADMSGWLLMGLPGAIYLSGIVEAWIAIGLTIGAYLNWLLVAPRLRVYTQVSNDSITIPSYLDNRLRDNTKLIRIASGIIILIFFTFYVSSGMVAGGKFFDSSFGYEYHTGLLIVSAVVVAYTLFGGFLAVSYTDFLQGLIMFLALITVPLFGLSLTGGIGDTIASIKAVKPEHLSLLPTTATAALIISSVAWGLGYFGQPHIIVRFMAISSVKETKQARRIGIGWMMLSLFGAIATALVGVAYYEQNAGELKDAETVFIVLGQILFHPFIAGIMLAAILAAVMSTISSQLIVTSSALVEDIYKALFNKTADDKHYVFVGRVAVLVVAIIAAILAWNPDSSVLSLVGFAWAGFGAAFGPIILLSLYWRKLTNYGALSGMVAGAATAFIWGKIKFLSETLYEIVPGFLVCLLVAVVVSILTYKPNKDIEDEFNRTVVLLKEERK; encoded by the coding sequence ATGTCGGCAAACATGTATCAATTACTTGCGATTATTATTTATATGGTTGCTATGTTAGGAATCGGTTGGTATGCATTTGTTAGAACATCGAATTTAACGGATTACATGCTTGGTGGGCGTTCACTAGGGCCTGCTGTCACGGCGCTGAGCGCAGGTGCAGCAGATATGTCTGGCTGGCTGTTAATGGGTTTACCAGGTGCAATCTATTTATCTGGAATTGTGGAGGCCTGGATTGCCATTGGTTTAACAATCGGAGCGTATTTGAATTGGCTATTGGTAGCACCAAGACTACGTGTATATACACAAGTTTCTAATGACTCAATTACTATTCCGAGTTATTTAGATAATCGTTTACGTGACAACACAAAGTTAATAAGAATTGCGTCAGGTATTATTATTTTAATATTTTTTACATTTTATGTATCCTCAGGAATGGTTGCAGGAGGCAAATTTTTTGATAGTTCATTTGGCTATGAATACCATACTGGCTTATTAATTGTATCTGCAGTTGTTGTGGCATACACATTGTTTGGTGGGTTTTTAGCGGTTAGTTATACAGACTTTTTACAAGGTCTCATTATGTTTTTAGCGCTTATTACTGTACCGCTATTTGGATTGTCTTTAACAGGTGGAATTGGAGACACTATTGCATCTATTAAAGCTGTAAAACCTGAACATCTGAGCTTATTACCTACGACTGCAACTGCAGCATTAATTATTTCTTCAGTTGCATGGGGACTAGGTTATTTTGGACAACCACATATTATCGTGCGCTTTATGGCTATTAGTTCAGTAAAAGAAACAAAGCAAGCGCGTCGTATCGGTATTGGTTGGATGATGTTAAGTTTATTCGGAGCGATTGCAACAGCTTTGGTAGGTGTGGCTTATTATGAGCAAAATGCAGGTGAGTTAAAGGACGCTGAGACAGTATTTATTGTACTTGGCCAAATCTTATTCCATCCATTTATTGCAGGAATCATGCTAGCTGCCATTTTAGCTGCTGTTATGAGTACAATTTCATCGCAATTAATTGTTACTTCATCAGCGCTTGTAGAAGACATTTACAAAGCTTTGTTTAATAAAACGGCAGACGATAAGCATTATGTCTTTGTTGGCCGTGTCGCTGTGTTAGTTGTAGCTATTATCGCAGCGATTTTAGCATGGAATCCAGACAGTTCTGTTTTGAGCTTAGTGGGCTTTGCTTGGGCTGGCTTTGGTGCAGCATTCGGTCCAATTATACTGCTGTCCCTATATTGGAGAAAATTAACGAATTACGGGGCCCTCAGTGGAATGGTTGCAGGTGCCGCAACAGCCTTTATTTGGGGGAAAATAAAGTTCTTATCTGAGACATTGTATGAGATTGTTCCAGGCTTCTTAGTATGCTTACTCGTGGCGGTTGTTGTCAGCATTTTGACGTATAAACCGAATAAAGATATTGAAGATGAATTCAATCGTACTGTAGTTTTACTAAAAGAAGAACGGAAGTAA